Genomic segment of Ktedonobacterales bacterium:
GAAACGTATGTCGAAAAACGCAAACAGGAAGAGCAAAACGATCCCGATCAGGAAGATCCAGAACCAATCTCCCGTGAAGTCGTTATTGAATTGCTCAGACATAAACACCGAGGTATAGAAGCTGGCAATAGCCAGCGTGAAGGAGACCCCGAAGGTAAACGCCCCGGCATAGAGCCAGCCACCCATAAAACCGGCTTCGGGGCCTAATCCCTTGGAAACGTAGGTATAAATGCTCCCGGCGCTTGCCATGCTCCGGGTGAAGCGGATAAAGACATAGGCCAGGCAGAGGCTGCCCAGGCCAGCTATGAGGTAGGCTAACGGCGCCGCTGGCCCGGCAAATGCGGCGATGGGGCCAGTGGTAATTGCCAGAGCCATGATAAGAGCGAGCAACCCCACCGACTGCCCCACCGCATCCCAGACCCGAAGCCTGCCCTTGCCAAGCTGGCTACTTTCTTCGGCAGCGACGGCCACTGCTGGTTGGCTGGCTTGTGGTGATACATCGGACATGGTGAATAGCTTCCTTTCGCACTCCTAGATGAACACTACGAGAATGGGGGTTACGATGCGAATTTCGCCCAGATCGCTGATGGAATGCCCGTTGCGTCACGGATATTGATGGCTCCGATGACGAGTTCTACCTGATCGGGCAACTCTTGAAGTCGGGCGAGATTCTCCAGAAGAAGGCAGCCGCCGCCCAGCCAGAGCTGGTGCAGCGGGAAATCATCCGCGCCGGTAGGCTCCCCTTCTCCCACCGGATCGGCGGAAGGGCCATCGAACCCAATCGCCAGAATACGGCGTTCAATGAGCGCGTGAGCCGCTTCCCGTTCAAGATAGGGGTTATCCCGATAATAGGCCGGGCTGCCCCAGCTAGCCGAGTGCCCTGTCGCAATTAGCACCACCCCGCCTGGGCGCGCGCGGGGCAGGTGTGGGGTAATCTCAGCCAGAGTGATGGCCCCTTTATGCCCAGGAAAATGAAAGACCTGGGCGTCATCCACCCAGAGGTCGCTTGGTGTGTAGTCCTGGCGCTTCTTGCCGCCCAGGGCGATATGCGCGCCAAAGTCCGTGTGGGTTCCCAGGTGTGTCGTCATGCGAAAGCGTTCCATGCCATAGCCATGCGCCTCCACTCGCGCCAGCAGTTCGATCTCTGGCGCTTCCATGCCAGGGAAGCGCGGCATATCGTTGGTGTATTGCTGCGACAGGTCAACTCGCTTGATCGCCATGCTGCTCTCTCCTCCTTTCTTTATGATGTAGCTGCCAGTTCGACTGGGGCGCTCTTCAGCAACTGCGCAAGAACGTCTAATGCTTGCTCCAGTTCGCCTTCCTGGGTAAAGCCGTGTGGCGCGAGGCGCATGGCCTCGCCACGAGCCGAGGCGATAACGTTCTGTTTGCGGAGTTCTCCTTCTAGCCATGCGGCCCGCCTGGGGGAACCGGCGTCAATAGCCGTAATGGCCCCTTTCGGGGTTCCCGCTTGCGGACCCAGGATGTTCAAGCCGCGCTCTGGCGCTGCGCGATGGGTCAGGGTTGAAAGGCGGTCTATCTGCGCCTTGATTTCCGCAACGCCGGTCTTGTGGATAAGCTCCATGCCTGCCCGCGCGACGAAGGCGTTGATGAGCGGAGGCGTCCCCAGATCAAAGCGGCTGGCGCCAGAGGCATATTCCAGACCAGCGGGATTAAAGTCGAATGGGTTCGCCCGCCCAAACCAGCCAGTTGCAGCCGGTTCAAGCTGTTGACGGACCTGGGGGCGCACGTAGAGAAAGGCGATTCCCGCTGTTCCTAGCAAATATTTCAATGTGCCTGCTGCGAGGAAGTCCACCTCGCTTGCCTGCACGTCAATTGGCACGCTGCCCACTCCCTGGTAGGCGTCAAGCAAGACCAGCGTGCCCCGCGCATGCGCGGCGGCGACCACTGCCTGCGCGTCCATCAAAGCGCCGTTCGTATAGCCTACCAGGGGAACGGAAACCAGGGCTGTTGTTTCGTCAATGGCGGCCACAACCTGCTGGGCGCTGACGACCACTGATGGATGTGTGTGGCGGATGGGCAGGCCAGCTCTTGCTTCCGCCAGCCGATCAGCTTCGATGACCTCGGCTTCGACGCCGGTGAGCATATCGAGCTTCCAGCCAGGCATGGCCCGTACCGCTGCATGCCACGCCTGGCCCACACCAGGAAATTCCACGACGCTGCTCAGCACGCGCCTCCGGGATGCCTGCGGCTGCATGAGTGCGCTGGCAAGCGAAGCAACGAGTTGTGACACCGAAGCGCCGATGGCGATGTCCTCTGGCTGCGCGCCGATGAGGGCGGCGAAAACTGCGCGAGCGCGTTCAACCTCCTCGATCCAGCCTCCCCAGTGCATACCGAGCGTGGCCCACCCCTCCATGAATGTCTGGACCGCCGCTCGCACCGGCTGCGACTGAGGGGCTTGAGAGCAGTTGGCGAGATAGATGGTCCTTTCAGCCAGTGGGCAGGATGCCCGCAAGTGTTGGAGCGCCGGGGTCAAAACCGTAGAGCTTGTGCTGGACATACGGAGCCTTCCTTCTCTTTCCTGAGTGAGAGTTTATACGCGCGGCGCTGGCGAAATGATCGCCAACCTCGCTATCAGGTCATGCGCTGGCCTGGTCGGCGTTCCAGGCGTGTCGTTAGTTCGACGGTATCTTCCGCCTCCGGGGCGAGAAAACTGAGTACAGCCCCTAATGCCAGGCTCCCTAATACCACCAATGCGACATAGTAGATCCATTGGCTATTATCGAGAAGAAAAGGAATGGGGGAGCCAGCGTAAAAGATGGTGAAGATTGAAATACCGGCTGAAACCATGCCTAAAATGGCAGCCAGATAGAGAATCAGCGGTGGGGCAATCCAGCGGTTGGCTAGCTCGCGGCGATAGCGTGCAAACAGCACGATACCTGTAATAAAGAGGGCCACCATCGAGAGTTCCCAGACGACGCCCAGCCCGTTGATGGTGACAAGAAACACGAGGAGAGATTCTAGCGGGTTGGTGGGGGCCAGGGTGGGGGCCAGGAAGAACAGGATGGCGATGAAGATGATGTTAAAGCCAACCTGGAAGGTCATTGCGGTGAAGGGTACGCCCCGCGCATTCAGGCGGTGCAGCGACCTGGGAAGCCGCCAATCAACACTCGTTACCATCAGTAACCGGGCAAACATCAGGTTAAACGCGGCTGTGGCGCAGATAAAGTAGATGACCAGGGTTACATTGGTGAATGCGCCAAAGGCGGTTCCGGCAGTGGAGCCAAACGCCTGGGTGAAGACGGTGCTAATCAGCCCGGATTGTTCCGCTTCATCGGGCGGCAAGACCACCAGAATACCGAATGTAGCAATGAGATAGCCCACGATGGTGATGATGGTAGCCCAGGAGAGATAGCGGCGGCCCTCCCGCCGATTGGCAAGTTCTCCGCCCATATTGAGCGGCACTTCCATGCCTAGCAGCGAAAGAATGACGATGGCAAAGAGGGGCAGGTTTGCTTTGCTGATCTGCCACCCTTGCGACGTGAAATCTCCTTGAGGAAGATGGCCGCTGAGGAGCCAGAGACCCCCGGCCAGCCCTAGCAAGACGATAATAGCCGCATAGCCCAGGAAGACCGTGTTGAGTATCATCTGGATGCTGCGCTGACCAAGGGAACACATGGCTAATGCCAGCAAGAGGACGCCGATTTCGGTCAAACCTTGCTGCCAGGGCTGTTGGAGCCAGGTAGGATTCATCGCCTGGAGATAGGTGACGGCAGCTCCGACCTCAATGGTCAATCCAAAGGCGCCCGGCCACCAATGGCAGAAAAAGCCCACAAACATATCCCAGAAACTGCCCAGCGCCTTATGTGTCCAAAGATATACCGCTCCCTCAGCCGGAAAGAGGCGATACAGTTGGGCGCAGATCAGGGCCGAGGGGATTAAGAATGCCACAAAACCCAGGCCCAGGTAGAGAAAAGCCGCGCCGCCGCCGCTGGCAATTGTCGAGACATTGGCGACGAGGAATACAGCAATCAGACAGAGGACCGTCAGGTCTTGCGCCCGCAGCACTCGCGGTAAAGCGAATCCCTGGGGTAATCGTTCTGAAGGCAGGACAGGGGCCACTGCCCCCATCAGCCCATCATCTTCCGGTTGTTCGGCTCGAAACTCAGGCGACATCGGCATTCTGGATGCCATTGGAGACCGCGTAATCATTGCGGGCCTCGCTTTCAGTAATTTCAGTTATACACGCCTTAATTATTGCAGGGTTTCGGCGGCGCGTTCCAACCGACCTGCGCCATGTTGAAGCTGCTGGCTCGCCTGATCAAACTGCTGGCTGATCTCAGCCGCACCTTCCATGACGTTGCCCAGCCGCTTCTGGGCGGGGTCGCTCTCAAGACCGCTGGAAATGCCAGAAGCCAGTTGATGAGCGGTTTGCAGTTCTTGATAGATTTCGCGCGCCAATATCTGCATGGGCGTTTGCATGGACTCTGGTAACTCGTTGATGGCATGAGCAATCTGGGCCAGGCGAGTCGCTGCCGCAGCGGAAGAGTTTACAATGAGGGTGGCGTCTCGGCCAATGGCCCGCCGCCGCATATCCAAACCTTTAGCAGCGCCCTCCAAAATATCAGTGCCAAGCCGTTGATCTTTTGCAATTTGCTTCGCCTGTTCAGCGAGCAATCGCACGTCATCGGTGCTTGCCAGGATTTCACGAGTGGCCCGCCGAATGGGGCGCACAATCGGCAGGGCGACCCAGGTTGCCGCCAGGGTGGTCACGACGATGATGCTCAAGAAGATGAGCGGAACATTGCGCCCGGCCAGCAGCCCCGTTGTGGCTGCCGCCAGGTCCGCTGGGGGCGCGACGACCAGAAAGATCCATCCCAGGTCTTTGACGAAGACGCCCGCCGCTGTTTCCTGTGCGCCAGTCGTAGGATCATCGTAGATTGGCGCGTCGCTGCTCTGGCCTGTTTGCAGAGTAGTAAGCACATTTTTGAGTGGAGCGATGGAAACTGGCTTCCCTTGCTGCTGCGCCAGTTTCTCATTGCCTGCTACCCCCAGGATCGTCCCCTGGGTATCGAACAGGGCGGCATAGCTGGTAGGGCTGGAAGAAGGCGCTGAGAGATACGCGCTGACAATAGCTGGAAGAGAAAATACAGCCAGAACCACACCGCTCTGGGCAGGCGCTGCTGGCGAAACAAAAGCTAAGGTGGCAACCCAGACCTTATCGGTAATGGCATCGTCCTGTCCACTCGCTACAGCCAGCGAGGTCTCACCATCCTTGGGGGCAGGCGCTTTGCGCTGCGCCTGGACAAAACTCTCCAGGGCATCGGGATGCTGGAGGATCGTCGCCTTCCCCAGTCCCTGCCCCTCAATGGAATCAGGCGCTGCGGCGATAATCCGATCATTTCCACTCAGGACCATCCAGGCGACGGCATCTCCTGTGGAGAGGCTGGCGTCGCTCAGGAGAGCTTCAGCTTGCCGGAGGGTGTTCGACGTTGGAGACCCCTGACCGGCTTGTGTTATGCTGCTCTGCTTTGCCAGGCGCGCGAGATGGCCCTGGCGGCGGGCTAGCTCCTGCGTCAGTGCGTGGCTGTTGGTCTGGGCAGCGGCAACCAACGCCTGCTGGCCTGCCTGCCCCAGCGATGTTTGATTGGCTTGCTGGTAGAGCAAGACCAGGAGAAAGGCTGGCGCCAGCGAGAGCAATGTCAGCGCCAGCAAAAAGCGGAGCTTCAGGCTGAGGCCGGTTGCGCGCCCGAATCGGCCTAACGATATTGCTGGCCGCGCAATTTCATATTTCGGGGTCGGCCCGGACGGCGCTCCCCCTGGTAATGGACGAGATACATTGGCTGCCGGGCCAGAAGGGGGCATGAACGCTGGCGGCATCTGATTGTTAAAGGGCGGCTGTGTCATCCAATTGTCTGCAAACTGATCGGCGCCCCGCTCCATAGGACCGGACATGGGCCGTCCTGGCATGGGAGGATTCTGCTCCTGGGCAGGAATCCCTGAAACCCGCCTGGGTCTGGCATCCCCGCTGCGCGGGGGCTGATCGGTAGACCAGGGTCTCATCGAGAAATACCTCCTGTTATCACCAGTTTAGTCTCACCAGTTTAGTACGCGAACGCTTGCTGGAGCAGGGGCGCCAGCTATGCTTTCAGGAAATCAAGTTTTGATCTCGGAAGAAAGTAAGAATTTCAGAGAGTGCTGTGGGAGAAGTCCCTAACAAGCGAGAAAGTTCACCAACCGAGCGCCGCCCATTGATGAGCGACAGAATCCGACGTTGGTCGCGTGTGAGCCGCTGCGCATTCTGTGCCATGAGATCTCCCCACCTGGTACGAACGGGCCGCCAGGAAATGGGCGGGGAGTTCGGGGCGGCTGGAAACCAGCCTTCCTCTCTTGATTGCGGAGCAATAAACCTTTCTGGTGGCGCAGTCGTCCCGGCATAACCCCCGGGCCGCGTAGCGAAAGGGCTGGCCTCTCCTTCTGGGGGAGGGAAACCCGGTGCTGTTGGCAGTGGAAGCAGTTCATAGAAAAGCCCTCCCATCTGGCCTAGAAAATTGAGCGCCTGATCCCCTATAAACCTGCGCTCCCCACTCGCCTTAAAGACCGCGCAGTATTCCATCTGCCCTGCTTGCATATACAAATCTGCATACCAGGGGGCAGCAGCATGGGTTGAATAAGAGTTTCCCTGGGACCAGCCAGGCGAACCAGGCGATGATCCAGGCGAAGGCGGCTCAGCCAATGGATAGATCCGCACTAACGCTGTCTGCCCTCCTAGTTCGAGAAGGCTGAGAAGTCTACGGATGCTCTTTGTTTCCAAGAGCGGACTCCTTAATTGGCTTCAGGGGTCAGACTCCTAAACAATTGACTCATCGGCCAGGATCGGGGAGTTTACTGGATGATTTGCGCAGCCTTCTGCTTGGCAACATTAGTATCCTAACACACCATGCAAGAGGGTAAATACTAACGGGGGAAAAAAGTAACCCCTCGGTACCAAAGCCGTCGGCATTCTTCAGAGGGACTGGAAGGCACGCTAGCTCATCTAGTGTGTTATCATGCCCATAGCATACCCAGTAATAACAATAGTTTCAATGAGCCTGTTGATCAGGTGAGCCTCTATCCTTGAGAGGAGAATCCCCATGCGTCCCTGGTCTTTCGCAGTTCGCGGTCAGTATGAGGAGGTCACATTCGAGAGCGAAGCCCTGAAAGGCAACCCGTTAGGCGATCCGCACCAGCGCCCGCTCTGGATTTATTTGCCGCCCGGCTATCACCAGGAATCCAGCCGCCGTTATCCCAGCGTCTATATGATTCAGGGCCTCACCGGCCAGCTTGATATGTGGCGCAACCGCGCGCCATTTCGCAAGAACTTTCCAGAACTTGCCGACGATCTGTTTGCCAACGGAGAAGCGCCGCCCTGCATTGTCGTCTGGGTTGATTGCTGGACTTCGCTTGGCGGCAGCCAGTTCGTGGATTCGCCCGGCACTGGTCGTTATCATACCTACCTGTGTGAAGAGATTGTTCCCTGGGTTGATCGCCACTATCGCACGCTGCCTGAACGCGCGCATCGTGGCATCGCTGGCAAGTCTAGCGGTGGCTACGGCGCGATGATCACGCCGATGCTGCGTCCCGACCTGTGGGGCGGGCTGGCGACCCACGCGGGTGATGCGCTCTTCGAGATGTGCTACCTTCCAGAGTTTCCCCGATCCGTTCGGGCGCTGCGCGATCAGTATAGCGGGTCTTTTGACAAGTTTTGGGAAGATTTTCGCAGCCGCCCCGCGTTTTCTAAAGAACCCGATGGTCATTTGCTGAACGATTGGTGTATGGCCGCCTGCTATTCGGCAGATGAAGATGGCACGATCCATCTCCCCTACGATACCACCACTGGCAAGCTGATCCCTGAAGTGTGGGAGCGGTGGCTGGCCTGGGATCCGGTACGCATGGCGCCGAACCACGCGGAAGCCCTGCGCAGCATGCGGGCGATCTATATTGACGCGGGCAAGCGTGACGAGTTCTTCCTTGATCTGGGGGCCGAGGCATTTCGTCAGGCATTGGAAGAGGTTGGTGTCAAGGATGTCTTCTTTGAGCTATTCGACGCCACCCATATGAGCATCGAATATCGTTATCCGTTGAGCTTGAAGTATCTGGCTGAGCGTCTTTCACCCTGAGCAACCGCAGAGAGATGGGAAGAGAGGAACAAGCAATGCGGCTGGGAATCAATTTAGGCTATTGGGGCGCTGGTCCCAACAACGGTGTGGCGCTGGCGCAAGAAGCGGAGCGCCTGGGGTTCGATTCGGCCTGGACGGCTGAGGCGTATGGCTCTGATGCGATTACGCCTCTAACCTGGGTGGGGGCGCTGACCTCGAAGCTCAAGCTTGGCACCGGCATCCTCCAGATGCCCGCGCGCACGCCAGCCATGACGGCTATGACCGCCGCCACCCTTGATTTGCTGAGCGGCGGGCGCGTGCTGCTTGGCCTTGGCCTGTCTGGTCCGCAGGTCGTGGAAGGCTGGCATGGTCAGCCCTATGGCAAGCCGCTCGCGCGAACCCGCGAATATATCGAGATTCTGCGCCGCATCTGGGCGCGCGAGGCTCCCCTGGAATATAAGGGAGAGGAATACCGTATTCCTATTGATGGCGGCACTGGCCTGGGCAAACCCCTCAAACTGATCGTTCATCCGCTGCGCGCGCGTATCCCCATCTATCTCGCTGCCATTGGGCCGAAGAACATTGAACTGGCGGGTGAAATCGCTGATGGCTGGCTACCGATCTTCTTTGCGCCTCAGCGAGAGCAAGCCTATCTCGCGTCGCTTTCTGCCGGGCTGGCGAAGCGGCAGGCCAGCGAGGCGTTTGACATCGCGCCTACAGTTTCTGTGGTCCTGGGAGATGATGTGCAGGAATGCCGCAATCAAATCAAGCCGATGCTGGCGCTCTATATCGGCGGCATGGGCGCGCGGGGCAAGAACTTCTACAACGATCTCGCCTGCCGCTATGGCTATGAAGCCGCCGCGCATGAGATTCAAGACCTCTACCTGGAGGGGCGCAAGCTTGAAGCTATGGCCGCCGTTCCTGATGCGCTGGTGGATGAGGTGGCGCTTTGCGGGCCGAAGGAGCGCATTGCCGAACTGGTGGAACCCTGGAAAACATCGCGCGCCACGACCATGATTTGCGGAACCAGCCAGCCTGAAGCACTGCGCCTGATGGCGGAACTCCTGCTCTAAGCGATTTTCTAATCTTGCTCACATCTTTTTCTGTTGCAATTAGGGTAGTGAAGTTTCTATGATACGATACATCCAGGCCATCAGGCGCAGCAGACCGCGTGGCAGGGCAGCAGAAAAGAGTGGCAATCATGCACATTTTAGTCGTAGAAGATGAGCGGCGGTTGGCGGCCCTCCTC
This window contains:
- a CDS encoding LLM class F420-dependent oxidoreductase — its product is MRLGINLGYWGAGPNNGVALAQEAERLGFDSAWTAEAYGSDAITPLTWVGALTSKLKLGTGILQMPARTPAMTAMTAATLDLLSGGRVLLGLGLSGPQVVEGWHGQPYGKPLARTREYIEILRRIWAREAPLEYKGEEYRIPIDGGTGLGKPLKLIVHPLRARIPIYLAAIGPKNIELAGEIADGWLPIFFAPQREQAYLASLSAGLAKRQASEAFDIAPTVSVVLGDDVQECRNQIKPMLALYIGGMGARGKNFYNDLACRYGYEAAAHEIQDLYLEGRKLEAMAAVPDALVDEVALCGPKERIAELVEPWKTSRATTMICGTSQPEALRLMAELLL
- a CDS encoding cyclase family protein; translation: MAIKRVDLSQQYTNDMPRFPGMEAPEIELLARVEAHGYGMERFRMTTHLGTHTDFGAHIALGGKKRQDYTPSDLWVDDAQVFHFPGHKGAITLAEITPHLPRARPGGVVLIATGHSASWGSPAYYRDNPYLEREAAHALIERRILAIGFDGPSADPVGEGEPTGADDFPLHQLWLGGGCLLLENLARLQELPDQVELVIGAINIRDATGIPSAIWAKFAS
- a CDS encoding aminotransferase class V-fold PLP-dependent enzyme; its protein translation is MSSTSSTVLTPALQHLRASCPLAERTIYLANCSQAPQSQPVRAAVQTFMEGWATLGMHWGGWIEEVERARAVFAALIGAQPEDIAIGASVSQLVASLASALMQPQASRRRVLSSVVEFPGVGQAWHAAVRAMPGWKLDMLTGVEAEVIEADRLAEARAGLPIRHTHPSVVVSAQQVVAAIDETTALVSVPLVGYTNGALMDAQAVVAAAHARGTLVLLDAYQGVGSVPIDVQASEVDFLAAGTLKYLLGTAGIAFLYVRPQVRQQLEPAATGWFGRANPFDFNPAGLEYASGASRFDLGTPPLINAFVARAGMELIHKTGVAEIKAQIDRLSTLTHRAAPERGLNILGPQAGTPKGAITAIDAGSPRRAAWLEGELRKQNVIASARGEAMRLAPHGFTQEGELEQALDVLAQLLKSAPVELAATS
- a CDS encoding APC family permease; this encodes MASRMPMSPEFRAEQPEDDGLMGAVAPVLPSERLPQGFALPRVLRAQDLTVLCLIAVFLVANVSTIASGGGAAFLYLGLGFVAFLIPSALICAQLYRLFPAEGAVYLWTHKALGSFWDMFVGFFCHWWPGAFGLTIEVGAAVTYLQAMNPTWLQQPWQQGLTEIGVLLLALAMCSLGQRSIQMILNTVFLGYAAIIVLLGLAGGLWLLSGHLPQGDFTSQGWQISKANLPLFAIVILSLLGMEVPLNMGGELANRREGRRYLSWATIITIVGYLIATFGILVVLPPDEAEQSGLISTVFTQAFGSTAGTAFGAFTNVTLVIYFICATAAFNLMFARLLMVTSVDWRLPRSLHRLNARGVPFTAMTFQVGFNIIFIAILFFLAPTLAPTNPLESLLVFLVTINGLGVVWELSMVALFITGIVLFARYRRELANRWIAPPLILYLAAILGMVSAGISIFTIFYAGSPIPFLLDNSQWIYYVALVVLGSLALGAVLSFLAPEAEDTVELTTRLERRPGQRMT
- a CDS encoding alpha/beta hydrolase-fold protein — its product is MRPWSFAVRGQYEEVTFESEALKGNPLGDPHQRPLWIYLPPGYHQESSRRYPSVYMIQGLTGQLDMWRNRAPFRKNFPELADDLFANGEAPPCIVVWVDCWTSLGGSQFVDSPGTGRYHTYLCEEIVPWVDRHYRTLPERAHRGIAGKSSGGYGAMITPMLRPDLWGGLATHAGDALFEMCYLPEFPRSVRALRDQYSGSFDKFWEDFRSRPAFSKEPDGHLLNDWCMAACYSADEDGTIHLPYDTTTGKLIPEVWERWLAWDPVRMAPNHAEALRSMRAIYIDAGKRDEFFLDLGAEAFRQALEEVGVKDVFFELFDATHMSIEYRYPLSLKYLAERLSP